One Methylosarcina fibrata AML-C10 DNA segment encodes these proteins:
- a CDS encoding cyclic 2,3-diphosphoglycerate synthase codes for MTCTKPRIKVVIMGAAGRDFHNFNVVYRDDPSTEVVAFTAAQIPDIAGRRYPPLLAGPHYPGGIPIADEADLAALCRTHAVDRVIFSYSDVAHEQVMHKASLVLANGADFMLLGPNRTMLRARVPVIACCAVRTGCGKSQTTRWLSRRLKACGLKVAVIRHPMPYGDLEKQAVQRFADRSDLDRADCTIEEREEYEPHLAAGNVVFAGVDYAKIVALAEQEADVILWDGGNNDFSFIRPDLHIVLVDPLRPGNETSHHPGEAVLRMADVVLIGKVNSAAEADVQKVADNVRAIVPQAPVIRGASIVQLSRPERVRGKRALVVEDGPTLTHGGMPYGAGYVAAVEARAAEIVDPRNYAAPEISEIYRQYSHIGKVLPAVGYHPKQLLDLQQTLQAADADVVVTATPCDLAALIDIGKPVVRAAYEYAETTEPGLGELVESFLMKKGLIAAETR; via the coding sequence ATGACTTGCACCAAACCGCGCATCAAAGTCGTCATCATGGGCGCCGCAGGGCGCGATTTTCATAATTTCAACGTCGTTTACCGAGACGATCCGTCGACCGAAGTCGTTGCCTTTACCGCCGCCCAGATTCCGGATATTGCCGGTCGGCGATATCCGCCGCTGCTGGCCGGACCCCATTATCCCGGCGGCATTCCGATCGCCGATGAAGCCGATTTAGCCGCGCTATGCCGTACCCATGCGGTCGACCGGGTGATCTTTTCGTACAGCGACGTCGCGCACGAGCAAGTGATGCACAAAGCCTCTCTGGTGCTGGCCAACGGCGCCGATTTCATGCTGCTGGGCCCGAACCGGACCATGCTCCGGGCCCGCGTTCCGGTGATCGCCTGCTGCGCCGTGCGCACCGGCTGCGGCAAATCGCAGACGACGCGCTGGCTGTCGCGCCGGTTGAAAGCCTGCGGCCTCAAGGTGGCGGTCATTCGTCACCCGATGCCTTACGGCGATCTCGAAAAACAGGCCGTGCAGCGTTTTGCCGACCGAAGCGATCTGGATCGGGCAGACTGTACGATCGAAGAGCGCGAAGAATACGAACCGCATCTGGCGGCCGGCAACGTCGTATTCGCCGGCGTCGATTATGCCAAAATCGTCGCTCTGGCCGAACAGGAAGCCGACGTCATTCTTTGGGACGGCGGCAACAACGACTTTTCGTTCATCCGCCCCGACCTGCACATCGTTCTGGTCGATCCTCTGCGTCCCGGCAACGAAACCAGCCATCATCCGGGCGAGGCGGTGTTGCGCATGGCGGACGTCGTTCTGATCGGCAAAGTGAATTCGGCCGCCGAGGCCGATGTTCAGAAGGTCGCCGACAACGTGCGGGCGATCGTTCCCCAGGCGCCGGTGATCCGCGGCGCTTCGATCGTGCAATTGAGCCGGCCCGAACGGGTTCGGGGGAAACGGGCGCTCGTGGTCGAGGACGGTCCGACGCTCACGCACGGCGGCATGCCGTACGGTGCGGGCTACGTCGCCGCCGTCGAGGCGCGGGCGGCCGAAATCGTCGATCCCAGGAATTACGCGGCTCCGGAGATCAGCGAAATCTACCGCCAATACTCTCATATCGGCAAAGTTCTGCCGGCAGTCGGCTACCATCCCAAACAGTTGCTCGACCTGCAACAGACCCTCCAGGCCGCCGACGCCGACGTCGTCGTAACCGCGACGCCGTGCGATCTGGCCGCCCTGATCGACATCGGCAAACCGGTCGTTCGGGCCGCTTACGAATACGCCGAAACGACGGAGCCCGGCCTTGGCGAACTGGTCGAATCGTTTCTGATGAAAAAAGGGTTGATAGCGGCCGAAACACGGTAG
- the arcC gene encoding carbamate kinase, which translates to MRIVAALGGNALLRRGEALTPENQRRNVQAAAAALAPLANKHELIITHGNGPQVGLLALQGAAYNPDESYPLDILDAETEGMIGYLIEQELRNRLPASRRCATLLTQIEVAADDPAFAAPGKPIGPVYSGPAADKLVKDRGWQIARDGENYRRVVPSPRPRRILELDVIELLVAAGIIVICAGGGGIPVVRDGQGRLAGVEAVIDKDLASALLARELGADLFLMLTDVDAVYLDWGATRARPVRAASPEALRKIIFAEGSMAPKVEAACEFVERTGGRAGIGRLNEAGNILKGTAGTLISSDCHGIHCRP; encoded by the coding sequence GTGAGAATCGTCGCCGCGTTGGGCGGCAATGCGCTGCTGCGCCGGGGCGAAGCCCTGACGCCGGAAAACCAGCGCCGAAACGTTCAGGCCGCTGCCGCCGCGCTGGCGCCGCTGGCCAACAAGCACGAGCTCATCATCACTCACGGCAACGGCCCGCAGGTCGGCCTGCTGGCATTGCAGGGCGCGGCCTACAATCCCGATGAAAGTTATCCTCTGGATATTCTCGACGCCGAAACCGAAGGCATGATCGGCTATTTGATCGAACAGGAGCTGCGCAACCGTCTGCCCGCATCGCGCCGCTGCGCCACTTTGTTGACCCAGATTGAAGTGGCCGCGGACGATCCGGCTTTTGCCGCACCCGGTAAACCGATCGGTCCCGTTTACTCCGGACCGGCGGCGGACAAACTGGTAAAAGATCGTGGCTGGCAGATCGCCCGGGACGGAGAAAATTACCGGCGTGTGGTGCCGTCGCCGCGCCCCCGGAGAATTCTGGAACTCGACGTGATCGAATTGCTCGTGGCCGCCGGCATTATCGTGATTTGCGCAGGCGGCGGAGGCATTCCGGTCGTGCGGGACGGACAGGGGCGGTTGGCCGGCGTCGAAGCGGTCATCGACAAGGATCTGGCCAGCGCGCTGCTGGCCCGCGAGCTGGGCGCCGACCTGTTCCTGATGCTGACCGACGTCGATGCCGTGTATCTGGACTGGGGCGCGACAAGAGCCCGACCGGTCCGCGCCGCTTCTCCGGAAGCCCTTCGGAAAATAATTTTTGCCGAAGGGTCGATGGCGCCGAAAGTCGAGGCCGCCTGCGAATTCGTGGAACGGACCGGAGGGCGGGCCGGCATCGGCCGACTGAACGAGGCGGGGAATATTCTCAAAGGAACTGCCGGCACCCTGATCTCGTCGGATTGCCATGGGATCCACTGCCGACCGTAG
- the uvrB gene encoding excinuclease ABC subunit UvrB, with translation MKKEFKLHSRFQPAGDQPSAIAKLIEGLGDGEVHQTLLGVTGSGKTFTIANVIQQVQRPAMILAPNKTLAAQLYGEMKEFFPENSVEYFVSYYDYYQPEAYVPASDTYIDKDASLNEHIEQMRLSATKALIEREDTVVVATVSAIYGLGEPESYFKMVLHLVKGDLIDQRSILRRLAEMQYTRNDLDLRRATYRVRGEVIDIFPAESDQEALRVELFDDEVERLSLFDPLTGEILRRVARYTVYPKNHYVTPREQLLTAVDRIKIELKQRLEQLRSLNKLVEAQRLEQRTLFDIEMILEMGYCSGIENYSRYLSGRSAGEPPPTMFDYLPDNAIIVIDESHVTVPQIGAMYKGDRSRKETLVEYGFRLPSALDNRPLTFAEFELKSPQRIYVSATPGPYEKEHSGVFVEQVVRPTGLLDPEVEVRPATTQVDDLLSEITKRIALKERVLVTTLTKRMAEDLTEYLGEHGIRVRYLHSDVETVERVEIIRDLRLGQFDVLVGINLLREGLDIPEVSLVAILDADKEGFLRSTVSLVQTIGRVARNVHGKAILYADRITKSMQQAIDETERRREKQRRFNEDHRITPATVYKSVTDILQTAIPGSGFAPAIAGKKVAEAQPHYQAMTPKQLGKKIRQLEEAMYRHAKDLEFEQAAKIRDEIKLLQERVLV, from the coding sequence GTGAAAAAAGAATTTAAACTGCACAGCCGGTTTCAGCCGGCCGGAGACCAGCCGTCGGCGATTGCAAAACTGATCGAAGGCCTCGGCGACGGCGAAGTCCATCAGACTCTGCTGGGCGTCACCGGTTCCGGTAAAACCTTCACCATCGCCAATGTGATCCAACAGGTGCAGCGCCCGGCGATGATTCTGGCGCCCAACAAAACCCTGGCCGCGCAGTTGTACGGCGAAATGAAGGAGTTCTTTCCGGAAAACAGCGTCGAATATTTCGTCTCCTATTACGATTATTACCAGCCGGAAGCCTATGTGCCGGCCTCCGATACCTATATCGACAAGGATGCGTCGCTGAACGAACACATCGAACAAATGCGGCTGTCGGCGACCAAAGCCCTGATCGAACGCGAGGATACCGTGGTGGTGGCGACTGTGTCGGCGATCTACGGCCTGGGCGAGCCGGAGTCCTATTTCAAGATGGTGCTGCATCTGGTCAAGGGCGATCTAATCGATCAGCGCAGCATTCTGCGCCGCCTCGCCGAAATGCAATACACGCGCAACGATCTGGATTTGCGCCGGGCCACCTACCGGGTGCGCGGCGAAGTGATCGACATCTTCCCGGCGGAGTCCGATCAGGAAGCGCTCAGGGTGGAGTTGTTCGACGACGAGGTCGAGCGCCTGTCGTTGTTCGATCCTCTAACCGGCGAAATTTTGCGCCGAGTGGCCCGCTACACCGTGTATCCGAAGAACCATTACGTCACGCCGCGCGAGCAATTGTTGACCGCGGTCGACCGGATCAAAATCGAACTCAAGCAGCGCCTCGAGCAATTGCGCTCGTTGAACAAGCTGGTCGAAGCGCAGCGCCTGGAACAAAGAACGCTATTCGACATCGAAATGATTCTGGAGATGGGGTATTGTTCGGGCATCGAAAATTATTCGCGTTATCTGTCGGGACGGAGCGCGGGCGAGCCGCCCCCGACGATGTTCGATTATCTGCCCGACAACGCGATCATCGTGATCGACGAAAGCCACGTCACCGTTCCCCAGATCGGGGCGATGTACAAGGGCGACCGATCGCGCAAGGAAACTTTGGTCGAATACGGTTTCCGGCTGCCTTCGGCGCTCGACAACCGGCCCTTGACCTTCGCTGAATTCGAACTCAAATCGCCGCAGCGGATTTATGTTTCGGCGACGCCGGGTCCTTACGAAAAGGAGCATTCGGGCGTTTTCGTCGAACAGGTGGTCAGGCCCACGGGCTTGCTCGATCCCGAAGTCGAAGTGCGGCCGGCGACGACCCAGGTCGACGATTTGTTGTCGGAAATCACGAAGCGGATTGCCCTGAAAGAACGGGTGCTGGTGACCACGCTGACCAAGCGCATGGCCGAAGATTTGACCGAATACCTCGGCGAACACGGCATCCGGGTCCGCTATCTGCACTCCGACGTCGAAACCGTCGAACGGGTCGAAATCATCCGCGACCTGCGCCTCGGCCAGTTCGACGTACTGGTCGGGATCAATCTGTTGCGCGAAGGCCTCGACATTCCGGAGGTGTCGCTGGTCGCGATCCTGGACGCCGACAAGGAAGGCTTCCTCCGCTCCACGGTATCGCTGGTGCAGACCATCGGCCGGGTGGCGCGCAACGTGCACGGCAAGGCGATTCTGTACGCCGACCGGATCACCAAATCGATGCAGCAGGCGATCGACGAAACCGAGCGGCGCCGCGAAAAACAGCGGAGATTCAACGAAGACCATCGAATCACGCCGGCCACCGTTTATAAATCGGTGACCGACATTCTGCAGACCGCCATTCCGGGTTCGGGATTTGCGCCGGCTATCGCCGGTAAAAAAGTCGCCGAAGCCCAGCCGCATTATCAGGCCATGACGCCGAAGCAGCTCGGCAAGAAAATCAGGCAGCTTGAAGAAGCCATGTACCGGCATGCAAAGGATCTGGAGTTCGAGCAGGCGGCGAAAATCCGCGACGAGATCAAGTTGTTGCAGGAGCGGGTTCTGGTTTAG
- a CDS encoding pyridoxal phosphate-dependent aminotransferase, producing MSIKLSNRVQSVKPSPTLAITARAAQMRAAGKDIVGLGAGEPDFDTPEHIKAAAVQALAKGFTKYTAVDGIPSLKKAIIDKFKKDNGLDYQAKQILVSCGGKQSSFNLTQALLNPGDEVIIPAPFWVSYPDMVLLADGVPVIIDTTQAQRFKISPEQLRAAITPKTRLIFINSPSNPSGIAYTLDELKVLGNVLKEHPNIIIATDDMYEHILWKEGTFVNILNAHPDLYDRTVVMNGVSKAYSMTGWRIGYAAGPADLIEAMTTVQSQSTSNPTSISQVAAEAALTGDQSFIHDMCVEFKQRHDYVVAELNKIDGIDCMETDGTFYVFPNVEKLLARLDGIDDDLAFSEYLIEQAGVALVPGSAFGTPGHIRISIATSMANLEKALERIRNAV from the coding sequence ATGAGCATCAAACTTTCTAACAGAGTCCAGTCAGTCAAACCTTCACCCACTCTGGCGATTACCGCCCGAGCCGCGCAAATGCGCGCGGCCGGCAAGGACATCGTCGGCCTCGGCGCGGGCGAACCCGATTTCGATACGCCCGAGCACATCAAGGCGGCCGCCGTTCAGGCACTCGCCAAAGGCTTTACCAAATACACCGCTGTGGACGGCATCCCCAGCCTGAAAAAAGCCATCATCGACAAATTCAAAAAGGACAACGGCCTGGACTATCAAGCCAAACAGATTCTGGTATCCTGCGGCGGCAAACAAAGCTCCTTCAATCTGACCCAGGCTTTGTTGAATCCGGGCGACGAAGTGATCATTCCGGCCCCGTTCTGGGTTTCCTACCCCGACATGGTGCTGCTGGCCGATGGCGTTCCGGTAATTATCGACACCACCCAGGCCCAGCGGTTCAAAATTTCGCCGGAGCAACTGCGCGCCGCGATCACTCCGAAGACCCGGCTGATTTTCATCAACAGCCCGTCCAATCCTTCCGGCATCGCCTATACGCTGGACGAATTGAAGGTCTTGGGCAACGTGCTGAAAGAGCATCCGAACATCATTATCGCCACCGACGACATGTACGAGCACATCCTCTGGAAGGAAGGCACTTTCGTCAACATTTTGAACGCGCATCCCGATCTGTACGACCGCACCGTCGTGATGAACGGCGTGTCGAAAGCCTATTCGATGACCGGATGGCGCATCGGTTACGCGGCGGGGCCGGCCGACCTGATCGAAGCGATGACGACCGTGCAGTCGCAAAGCACTTCCAATCCGACTTCGATCTCGCAAGTAGCGGCGGAAGCGGCGCTGACCGGCGATCAAAGCTTCATTCACGACATGTGCGTCGAATTCAAGCAACGCCATGATTACGTGGTTGCCGAACTGAACAAGATCGACGGCATCGACTGCATGGAAACCGACGGCACTTTTTACGTCTTCCCCAACGTCGAAAAACTGCTGGCGCGCCTGGACGGGATCGACGACGATCTGGCGTTTTCCGAATATCTGATCGAACAGGCCGGCGTCGCGCTGGTGCCCGGCTCCGCCTTCGGCACGCCCGGCCATATCCGGATTTCGATCGCCACCAGCATGGCCAATCTGGAAAAAGCGCTGGAGCGGATCCGAAACGCCGTTTAA
- a CDS encoding VOC family protein — translation MRYLHTMIRVRDLDESLDFYCNKLGLVESRRYHSEAGRFTLVYLHAPLDTEQAEKTHAPEIELTFNWDPEEYAGGRNFGHLAFEVDDIYQTCRKLMEAGVVINRPPRDGHMAFVRSPDLISIEFLQKGEALAPQEPWASMANTGSW, via the coding sequence ATGCGCTATTTACATACGATGATCCGGGTGCGCGATCTGGACGAATCGCTGGACTTTTATTGCAACAAACTGGGGCTGGTCGAGAGCCGACGTTATCACAGCGAGGCCGGACGTTTTACCCTGGTGTATCTGCATGCGCCGCTCGATACCGAGCAGGCGGAGAAAACGCACGCGCCCGAAATCGAGCTGACTTTCAACTGGGATCCGGAAGAGTATGCCGGCGGCCGCAATTTCGGCCATCTTGCCTTTGAAGTCGACGACATTTATCAAACCTGCCGAAAACTGATGGAAGCGGGCGTCGTGATCAATCGGCCGCCCCGTGACGGCCACATGGCTTTCGTGCGCTCGCCCGATCTGATATCGATTGAATTTTTACAGAAAGGGGAAGCTTTGGCTCCGCAGGAACCGTGGGCATCGATGGCGAATACCGGAAGCTGGTGA
- a CDS encoding ion transporter, giving the protein MSFQRHDKRPAKNLPSNKARYNEGNSLSPWRESLNTIIFGSETLKGKIFDLGLSICILLSVLVVMLESVDFIHKRHTEALFVMEWFFTVLFTIEYVLRLITVRRPWLYFKSFFRLVDLLAILPSYLILVVPGGQGLLSIRVLRLLRIFRIFKLSEYLSEAQLMMAALSKSVRKITVFLYAVLMLVVVCGTLMYVVESSEAGFTSIPVSIYWAIVTLTTVGYGDISPQTPLGQFLASLIMIMGYGIIAVPTGIYSAELIKTYNEEKIRNDACPDCGRTGHDFDAEFCKYCGHQLGDYS; this is encoded by the coding sequence ATGAGTTTCCAACGGCACGATAAAAGGCCGGCAAAGAATCTGCCAAGCAATAAAGCTCGCTACAACGAAGGAAATTCCCTCTCTCCCTGGCGGGAATCCCTGAACACCATCATTTTCGGTTCGGAGACGCTGAAAGGGAAAATTTTCGATCTGGGCTTGAGCATCTGCATCCTGCTCAGCGTGCTGGTGGTCATGCTGGAAAGCGTCGATTTCATTCACAAGCGTCATACCGAGGCGCTCTTTGTTATGGAATGGTTTTTCACCGTCCTGTTCACGATCGAGTACGTTCTTCGTCTGATCACGGTGCGAAGGCCCTGGCTGTATTTTAAAAGTTTCTTCAGACTGGTGGATTTGCTGGCCATTCTGCCGTCCTATCTCATTCTGGTGGTTCCCGGAGGCCAGGGTCTGCTGTCGATCCGGGTCCTTCGGCTGCTCAGGATTTTCCGGATCTTCAAATTGTCGGAGTATCTGTCGGAAGCCCAGTTGATGATGGCGGCGTTAAGTAAAAGCGTCCGCAAGATCACGGTGTTTCTTTACGCCGTGCTCATGCTGGTGGTGGTCTGCGGCACCCTGATGTACGTCGTCGAAAGCAGCGAGGCGGGCTTCACCAGCATTCCGGTCTCCATTTACTGGGCGATCGTCACCCTGACCACCGTGGGTTACGGGGACATTTCTCCGCAAACGCCGCTCGGCCAGTTTTTGGCGTCGCTCATCATGATCATGGGTTACGGCATCATTGCGGTGCCGACCGGCATTTACAGCGCCGAACTGATCAAAACGTACAACGAGGAAAAAATCAGAAACGACGCCTGTCCCGATTGCGGCAGAACAGGCCATGATTTCGACGCGGAATTCTGCAAATATTGCGGTCATCAATTGGGTGACTATTCTTAA
- a CDS encoding DNA-3-methyladenine glycosylase I translates to MNKCRWALSSPLMERYHDLEWGVPVHDDRRLFEFLVLEGAQAGLSWSTILNKREGYRKAFADFDAEAVAAFDEARIEALLVDPGIVRNRLKIRAAVNNARAFIRVQQEFGSFDEYIWRFVNGEPVHNAWTRHEELPASTRVSEIISNDLKKRGFKFVGSTICYAHMQATGMVNDHTIDCFRHHEIKTRFPRTLDFSDER, encoded by the coding sequence ATGAACAAATGCCGTTGGGCGCTGAGCAGCCCGCTGATGGAACGTTATCACGATCTGGAATGGGGCGTGCCGGTGCACGACGACCGGCGGCTCTTCGAGTTTCTGGTGCTGGAAGGTGCGCAGGCCGGGTTAAGCTGGTCGACCATTTTAAACAAGCGGGAAGGTTACCGGAAGGCTTTTGCCGATTTCGACGCGGAAGCGGTGGCGGCTTTCGACGAGGCCAGGATCGAAGCACTGCTCGTCGATCCCGGCATCGTCCGGAATCGGTTGAAAATCCGGGCGGCGGTCAACAATGCCCGGGCCTTTATCAGGGTTCAACAGGAGTTCGGCAGTTTCGACGAGTACATCTGGCGATTCGTCAACGGCGAGCCCGTACACAACGCCTGGACCCGCCACGAGGAACTTCCGGCGTCGACCCGCGTCTCCGAGATCATCAGCAACGATCTCAAGAAAAGAGGTTTCAAGTTCGTCGGCAGCACGATTTGTTATGCCCACATGCAGGCGACCGGCATGGTCAACGATCATACGATCGACTGTTTCAGGCATCATGAAATTAAAACCCGGTTTCCTCGCACTCTCGATTTTTCAGACGAAAGATGA